The proteins below are encoded in one region of Sphingobacterium sp. R2:
- a CDS encoding GMC oxidoreductase: protein MNNNVYDAIVVGSGITGGWAAKELTERGLKTIMLERGRNIEHIKDYPSPNKDPWDFPHGGRVPLDIAQHYLPFGIKNQWINEGNIDFWTNETESPYKEIKPFNWFRGYQVGGRSLMWGRQSYRLSDIDFEANSKDGYGIDWPVRYREIAPWYSYVEKFAGISGNKDGIAVLPDGEFMPPMDMNVVEKDLAARLKLRYQGKRHFIIGRVANITVPHHNRINCQYQNKCWLGCNFGAYFSTQSATLPAAMKTGKLTLRPFSIVKNIIYDPDTQRAKGVEIVDAETNLTYEYFAKIVFVCASTLNSTWLLMNSATAIWENGLGSSSGELGHNLMDHMLNSGAGGSVDGFEDKYIFGRRANGLYVPRFVNVPGDNKHRDYVRGFGYQGGASRPQWTGEVEHMRVGGAWKDAITEPGGWKIGFTAFGEILPYHDNKVVLDSSIRDKWGLPVLAIDAAIKENERKIRRDASNEMVEMLTSIGVKDVKTYDNGFSMGQGIHEMGTARMGNDPKTSVLNKFNQVWDAKNVFVTDGAFMTSSSCVNPSLTYMAFTARAVDFAVNELKKGNL, encoded by the coding sequence ATGAATAATAATGTATACGATGCTATTGTCGTCGGGTCTGGAATCACTGGCGGCTGGGCAGCGAAGGAACTAACAGAGCGGGGACTTAAAACCATAATGTTAGAAAGAGGACGCAATATTGAACATATTAAAGATTATCCATCCCCCAACAAAGATCCATGGGATTTTCCACATGGTGGCCGTGTACCGTTGGATATTGCGCAGCATTATTTGCCATTTGGAATCAAAAATCAATGGATAAACGAAGGAAATATTGATTTTTGGACCAATGAAACTGAAAGTCCATATAAGGAAATAAAACCCTTTAATTGGTTCAGAGGTTATCAGGTTGGCGGGCGGTCGCTAATGTGGGGGCGGCAGAGTTATCGTTTGTCGGATATTGATTTTGAGGCTAATAGCAAAGATGGTTACGGTATAGATTGGCCTGTACGTTATCGGGAAATTGCGCCCTGGTACAGTTATGTCGAGAAATTTGCCGGCATCTCTGGTAATAAAGACGGAATAGCAGTGCTGCCTGACGGTGAATTTATGCCGCCGATGGATATGAATGTTGTAGAAAAAGATCTTGCCGCACGACTGAAATTGCGTTACCAGGGCAAGCGGCATTTTATCATTGGTAGGGTTGCCAACATAACAGTTCCGCATCATAACCGCATCAATTGCCAATACCAAAATAAATGCTGGCTTGGCTGTAATTTTGGCGCTTATTTTAGCACACAGTCTGCCACATTACCTGCTGCGATGAAGACAGGAAAGTTAACGTTACGCCCGTTTTCCATTGTAAAGAATATTATTTATGACCCTGATACGCAGCGAGCTAAAGGAGTTGAAATAGTTGATGCAGAAACGAATCTGACGTATGAATATTTTGCCAAAATTGTTTTTGTTTGTGCATCGACGTTAAATTCCACCTGGTTATTAATGAATTCCGCTACTGCTATATGGGAAAATGGTCTGGGTAGTAGCAGCGGGGAACTGGGGCATAATTTAATGGATCACATGTTAAATAGTGGTGCTGGCGGAAGCGTAGATGGATTCGAAGATAAATATATTTTTGGTCGAAGGGCTAATGGATTATATGTTCCGCGATTCGTTAATGTTCCCGGAGATAATAAGCACAGAGATTATGTTCGTGGTTTTGGCTATCAGGGCGGTGCTTCGAGGCCTCAATGGACAGGTGAGGTCGAGCATATGCGCGTGGGCGGGGCCTGGAAGGATGCTATTACTGAGCCTGGCGGCTGGAAAATTGGATTCACTGCTTTCGGGGAAATACTGCCATACCACGATAATAAAGTCGTATTGGATTCGTCTATTCGCGATAAATGGGGACTTCCTGTATTAGCAATAGATGCAGCGATCAAGGAGAACGAGCGGAAGATAAGACGCGATGCCAGTAATGAAATGGTGGAAATGTTAACATCAATTGGTGTCAAAGATGTAAAGACCTACGATAATGGGTTCAGTATGGGGCAGGGAATTCACGAAATGGGCACAGCACGAATGGGCAACGATCCAAAAACATCAGTACTGAACAAATTTAATCAAGTATGGGACGCGAAAAATGTTTTTGTGACAGATGGGGCCTTTATGACTTCTTCATCGTGTGTGAATCCATCACTAACGTATATGGCATTTACCGCAAGGGCGGTAGATTTTGCGGTAAATGAGCTAAAAAAAGGTAATCTTTAA
- a CDS encoding Gfo/Idh/MocA family protein has product MRTTKLKMGMIGGGKNAFIGAVHRMAAAIDGHIELCCGALSADPIVAKESGLLLGLPKERSYGSYQEMILEESKRPTQERMDFVSIVTPNFAHFEPAMMALNHGFHVVLEKPMTFTLEQARLLQEKVEETGLTLCVTYTYSAYPMVKQARQLVKEGRLGPIRKIMVEYPQGWLSKLIENGLSLAFWRTDPEKSGKSGCMGDIGTHAAHLAEYISGLKITKMCADLQTFVDGRKLEDDGNILLRFENGATGVLSASQVAAGEENALKIKVYGEEGGLEWNQQDANTLIVKHVDQPTQLFRAGQPYLSPLAQHNVRLPAGHPEGYIEAFANIYRNFATTLLASMQGKVPTEEETDFPTVIDGVRGMMFLETVLASAASEQKWTEFLSY; this is encoded by the coding sequence ATGCGCACTACAAAACTTAAAATGGGTATGATAGGCGGAGGAAAGAATGCTTTCATAGGTGCTGTTCACCGTATGGCTGCAGCAATCGACGGCCATATTGAATTATGTTGCGGAGCACTAAGCGCTGACCCTATTGTTGCCAAAGAATCTGGATTACTTTTAGGACTTCCAAAAGAAAGAAGTTATGGAAGTTATCAGGAAATGATCTTAGAAGAAAGTAAACGCCCTACGCAAGAACGTATGGACTTCGTCAGCATCGTCACCCCTAATTTTGCTCATTTCGAACCGGCAATGATGGCTTTAAACCATGGCTTTCATGTCGTCCTTGAAAAACCGATGACTTTCACACTTGAACAAGCGCGTTTACTTCAAGAAAAAGTTGAAGAAACCGGATTAACCCTTTGTGTGACATATACGTACTCCGCTTATCCTATGGTAAAACAGGCCCGTCAACTTGTGAAAGAAGGTCGACTAGGTCCAATCAGAAAGATTATGGTCGAGTACCCACAAGGTTGGCTCAGTAAACTCATTGAAAACGGACTCTCACTAGCATTCTGGCGCACAGATCCAGAAAAAAGTGGAAAAAGCGGATGTATGGGTGATATCGGAACCCACGCAGCACATTTAGCAGAATATATCTCAGGCCTGAAAATAACTAAAATGTGTGCCGATTTACAAACTTTTGTCGACGGGAGAAAACTGGAAGACGACGGCAATATTTTACTGCGATTTGAAAACGGTGCAACGGGAGTGCTATCTGCCTCACAGGTCGCTGCCGGAGAAGAAAATGCCTTAAAAATTAAAGTATATGGTGAAGAAGGCGGTTTAGAATGGAACCAACAAGATGCCAATACACTAATCGTCAAACATGTCGATCAGCCGACACAGCTCTTTAGAGCCGGACAACCATATCTTTCGCCACTCGCACAACATAATGTACGCTTACCAGCTGGCCACCCAGAAGGATACATTGAAGCATTTGCCAATATCTATAGAAATTTTGCAACGACACTTTTAGCGTCCATGCAAGGTAAAGTTCCTACAGAAGAAGAGACTGACTTCCCGACCGTAATTGATGGTGTCCGGGGCATGATGTTTTTGGAAACTGTACTTGCTTCAGCAGCGTCTGAACAAAAATGGACTGAATTCCTAAGTTACTAA
- a CDS encoding YihY/virulence factor BrkB family protein gives MDIRTKSSSKIKTYWRILKSTVAGFLNEDSMKYSASLSYYTVFSIGPIFVLIIALAGIFYGEDAIEGKVFLELRSFVGNSAAKQIQEVIQNLQLSGKSNLALLFSSVTLVLAATTVFGDIQNSINKIWHVRAKPKKGWLKLVQDRLLSSSLVIGLGFLLVVTLIVNGVILTLMDQLQRYFPDMTVMLVNGINFSLSFGTIFLLFSVIFKILPDVNIPWRTVRAGALFTSILFVLGRYFIGVYLEHSATQDTYGAAGSFVLILLWVYYTAAILYFGAIFTREYATVMGIPIEPSPYAVHVEIREIERDVAEIPPAPLTQEEQTIVIADAPNYVKKQ, from the coding sequence ATGGATATTAGAACTAAGAGTAGCAGTAAAATAAAAACCTATTGGCGGATTTTGAAAAGTACTGTTGCGGGATTTCTCAATGAGGATTCAATGAAGTACAGTGCGTCACTATCTTATTATACCGTTTTCTCGATCGGTCCAATATTCGTTCTAATCATTGCTTTGGCTGGAATTTTTTATGGAGAGGATGCCATTGAGGGGAAGGTATTTTTGGAGTTACGCAGTTTTGTGGGAAATAGTGCTGCTAAGCAGATTCAGGAGGTTATTCAGAATTTACAATTGTCAGGAAAGTCAAATCTGGCATTGCTGTTCAGTAGTGTTACCTTAGTTTTAGCTGCAACAACAGTTTTTGGAGATATACAAAATTCCATTAACAAGATTTGGCACGTACGTGCGAAGCCAAAAAAAGGATGGCTAAAGTTAGTTCAGGACAGACTTTTGTCTTCATCATTAGTTATAGGATTGGGATTCTTGCTGGTTGTTACACTAATTGTTAATGGTGTGATTTTGACTTTGATGGATCAGCTGCAGCGATATTTTCCAGATATGACAGTTATGTTGGTAAACGGAATCAACTTTAGTTTATCCTTTGGAACAATTTTTCTTTTGTTCAGTGTGATCTTTAAGATACTGCCGGACGTTAATATTCCTTGGCGAACGGTTCGTGCTGGTGCTTTATTTACCTCCATTTTATTTGTGTTAGGCAGGTATTTCATTGGGGTCTATTTAGAACATTCGGCTACACAAGATACTTATGGTGCGGCGGGTTCGTTTGTATTGATCTTGTTGTGGGTGTATTACACAGCCGCTATCCTATATTTTGGGGCCATTTTCACCAGAGAATACGCGACTGTGATGGGAATTCCAATAGAGCCTTCACCATACGCTGTTCATGTCGAGATTAGGGAAATTGAACGAGATGTTGCTGAAATTCCTCCAGCTCCATTAACACAGGAAGAACAAACTATAGTGATAGCGGACGCTCCAAATTATGTGAAAAAACAATAG
- a CDS encoding response regulator transcription factor, giving the protein MIKIAITDDHPLLLEGLKNIINAHEDFEVVGMYSSATELYKSIAVDMPMVLLLDINLPDANGIDLVKGLKENNNDLKIIAFSVHNEFAVINSILKEGADAYLQKNANGDEILTAISDVIVGKRYICEKTRIILNQKSEIGLKQVPKLTRREKEVLSFVAKGMTTNEIADVLFISSHTVESHRKNLMEKFQTKSVTAAVKSALEYGLIIES; this is encoded by the coding sequence ATGATTAAGATAGCGATTACAGACGATCACCCTTTGTTGCTTGAAGGTTTGAAAAACATAATCAACGCGCATGAAGATTTTGAAGTTGTCGGCATGTATTCTAGCGCGACAGAGCTGTATAAGTCTATTGCGGTAGACATGCCAATGGTATTGCTCCTCGATATTAATCTACCTGACGCTAACGGGATAGATTTAGTTAAAGGACTGAAAGAGAATAATAATGATTTGAAGATAATTGCATTTAGTGTACACAATGAATTTGCAGTCATCAATAGTATTCTAAAAGAGGGGGCGGATGCCTATTTACAGAAAAATGCAAATGGCGATGAAATACTGACTGCTATTTCAGATGTTATTGTTGGAAAGCGCTATATCTGTGAGAAAACCAGGATTATTTTGAATCAGAAGTCAGAAATAGGGCTGAAGCAGGTGCCGAAGTTGACTCGGCGTGAAAAAGAAGTGCTCAGTTTCGTGGCGAAAGGTATGACAACTAATGAAATTGCCGACGTTCTCTTTATCAGTTCGCACACAGTAGAAAGTCATCGCAAAAATTTAATGGAGAAATTTCAAACGAAGAGTGTTACTGCCGCTGTAAAATCTGCCCTTGAATATGGTTTAATTATAGAATCATAA
- a CDS encoding sugar phosphate isomerase/epimerase family protein, producing MTTIKGPAIFLAQFIGDEPPFNSLENICQWASALGYKGIQLPTLDSRFIDLEKAARDKSYALDLKAKVQSYGLEITELSTHLQGQLIAVNPSFDDLFDAFAPQHVHKDPAARQQWAIQQLKYAVQASHNLGLKALATFSGALLWPFIYPWPQRPANLIETGFEELAKLWLPILDECEQYDVDLCYELHPGEDLHDGTTFDLFLENVNNHKRANILYDPSHFVLQCLDYLEFIDIYHERIKMFHVKDAEFTPSGRQGVYGGYQNWQGRAGRFRSIGDGQVDFKAIFTKLTQYDFKGWAVLEWECAFKNAEDGAREGALHIKDYIIRVTDKAFDNFAAVETNDNLNRKLLGL from the coding sequence ATGACAACAATTAAAGGTCCTGCTATCTTTCTCGCACAATTTATCGGCGATGAACCCCCGTTTAATTCTTTAGAAAATATCTGCCAATGGGCCTCAGCGCTCGGCTATAAAGGCATTCAGTTGCCAACTTTAGATTCCCGGTTTATTGATCTAGAAAAAGCAGCACGCGACAAAAGCTATGCACTCGACCTAAAAGCTAAAGTACAGTCCTATGGATTGGAAATCACCGAGCTCTCAACCCATCTTCAAGGACAACTAATCGCTGTAAATCCAAGTTTTGATGATCTCTTTGATGCCTTTGCGCCACAACATGTACATAAAGATCCCGCAGCACGACAACAGTGGGCCATACAACAATTAAAATATGCCGTACAGGCCTCGCACAATCTTGGACTGAAAGCATTAGCAACCTTTAGTGGCGCATTACTATGGCCATTCATATACCCTTGGCCACAACGGCCAGCCAACCTGATTGAAACCGGATTTGAGGAACTTGCCAAATTATGGTTACCCATACTGGATGAATGCGAGCAATATGATGTCGATCTCTGTTATGAATTACATCCAGGGGAAGATCTCCACGATGGTACTACTTTCGACCTGTTTCTCGAAAATGTCAACAATCACAAACGGGCAAACATACTTTATGATCCCTCCCATTTTGTCCTTCAATGCCTCGATTACCTCGAATTTATCGACATTTATCACGAGCGAATTAAAATGTTTCATGTTAAAGATGCTGAATTTACACCTTCTGGCCGTCAGGGTGTGTATGGTGGCTACCAGAACTGGCAAGGTAGAGCGGGTAGATTTAGATCAATTGGCGATGGACAAGTGGACTTTAAAGCCATATTTACCAAACTTACACAGTATGATTTTAAAGGTTGGGCGGTACTCGAATGGGAGTGTGCATTTAAAAATGCTGAAGATGGTGCTCGCGAAGGTGCCCTGCATATTAAAGACTACATCATACGGGTTACCGATAAGGCATTCGATAATTTTGCTGCAGTAGAAACCAACGATAACCTCAATCGTAAACTATTGGGGTTGTAA